The DNA segment ttccaaatttatgttaatttcGAAATTCTAggggaaaatggagatgaaagggctaaaggagaatgaacaagatgaaaaggaaaagttgaaacATTGGAAACTCGCTCAAAACTCGTCCAAGCAAGTTTACTTCAGAGGAACTCGCCCAAGCGAGTCCACCCTAGTGAAGTTGGGCATTTTCTCGTCAAACTCACTTAAGCAAGTAAtaactcgcttaagcgagatgtcacttagcccaagtcCAACTGGGTTTAATAGGAAGCATGAGGCATAACCCTAGACATCATTTGGGATAATAGAAagagatagaaaaccctagaggaggtagccatcaaggagaaacatcttggattttcttttcttgctttccatgcttgtaatgaccAACATGAGTGTATAATTCTTCCCTTTGAGATTGAGATTAATCTATTTAAACTTTTATGTGTTGAGGTTATATTTATCTGTAATATTTCATTTATTGATTGAtaattggtattatcattttattctcaaaagcttgaattattcatgattttgatccttagatttcaCTCGAAAGTACTTCTAAAAAtatgacctaaatgataatgtttaacatatttgaatgctaggaatagatttgaaatgttaattgttttataacatatgttcgtaatgataaggagtttttataaatatgcgaggaattgatatttaggagattgtcttaataattttgaataCGAGTAAtcgatataaataatttttatatgtgcataaATATCAATCAAGACTGAATATTATAATCTTTTGTAAAAATACAGACAAGTGATAAGGATCAACCCCAATCCCACTTTTTCCAATTGAATCACACAAATCTTTTACTTTGCTTTGTTTACATTCTTGAAATTTTATCATACAGAACAAACTTTCCAACaaaattttacatattattttctatttacactagtgcataaattttaaaagatcccgactattttttatttaagactATGGCTTTATAGCCACATTTGTTGTACACGTAGTCGTAAATACAAGAGATAAGAATGTGGCTAAATAGCCGCCTTCTTAAATACCATTAATAAATGCGGTTATGGTAAATAACTgcattcttatttaattttatgcaGTTATTTACcctagccgcatttataaatggTATTTAAGAAGACAACTATTTAGCTGCAATCTTAAATAtcatttataaatgcggctatagtaAATAACTgcattcttatttaatttttttttataaaaaattaaaactctaaaccctaaaccctaaggcAACAACGACAGAGGCAGTAGCAACAAAGCAATGGTGACCTTCATCaatacaagaaaacaaacaaataagagaaacaaaacaaatatataaaccaatggtgaaaaagaaagagagcTCGAAACGTACTTAAAATAGCACAAAGAAGACAATGAAGGGTCGCAGAAGACGAGAGGAAGCACGAGAGCAAAAACATAAGAGAAAACGAAGCGTAAGAGAACCCTTcgtcaatgcaagaaaacaaacaaataaatgaaacgaaaaaaatttataaaccattgacgaagaagaaagagagttgATCGAAACGAACTTACAATGGCACGAGAACACACCAGAGCAGAAACAGAGAGAAAAGGCGAAGTGCCAAGAAGAAAGAAACTATGAAAGCGTAAGTGACACGCTTCAGAATTAGGGTAAAAAGTGATTTAAGAAGGCGATTATTTGTAATAGCAGCATCAAGcgcttgatttaagaatgcggctatttgtaatAGTCACAtcttaaatcaaagcgcttgatttaagAATGTGGCTATTACAAATAGCTGCCTTCTTAAATcaagttaatttcaaaaatgtcacCGTGTTTTGAAAGACAACGTCTAACCCTAAAATCACATTAAATAATGGGtcattttttaaacttttgtactagtgttagtgaatattatacttgagaattcaaTTGTTCTTTGTAGATTCGATATTCGTTTTTATGgataaatttattacttctgacatgGTATATTTAtcgtaaaatagtcatcaacGTACAACTTCAATGAAGATAATCTCTGTAAGTGAAGAAGTATAACTTTTTTCAAGGTTGCTTATACTTTTGTAAACTTTTAGTAATCAAATCTTTGATTGAGATTTGTTTACTTTGAATGTGCAAATCAAGTggttctttatttttttcataaaacaaagaaaattatatttgatttgTTTGCGTTGAAGAGAACTTAATCATGGTTATTGATTGATATTCTCATACTTATAGAGTAGAATTTTCTTCTTGTTACTGTTTTTactcacttttcttttaaattatgtttctAGCTATTTCATTTGTTTCAATTTAGATTTAATACATGGTTAATGCAATTCTAGTTTCAGTTTTCAACTATACACTATTGTTTTCTTATTTTCGtcaattttctttttgagttagTTTGTTGTAATTCTACTTTTTAGTTTCTTGTTTCTTTCATATGCGCATTTCATTttaacttcttaatatggtTTCAGTTGCAGTATCAATCATatagtttttcaattttttagaattggtagttaattaagtatttcaattaattcaatttgttaggttttacattttttccagttatttttgtaattacattatttcaattttgcttttcaattctagtaattttatttcattcctTCAATTCTTGCTGTTACATTCCTGTTATGCACTCCTCAATTTACATTTCAACAATTCAATTTCCTtacaatttcatttttttgtcTTATTGATTTTCCATACACTACAGTGGTTATCAAAGACAACTTACACAGTCAGATCAACATATAAGAGATTAAGAAGTGGTAATAGAGATTGTTTCTAGAAGATAAAGGCATTACCAACAACCCAACACTTTGCAAgacaattattaattaataaagtgGCGACACTGAATAATCTACAAAGAAGGAGTGTGGACGTAAGATGTCAAGCATCCTTCGTGTTTGCTATTAATGATGAAAATTTTGAAGCTCACTTAATTTTCATCTGTGAGGTTGGGGATCGGTTTTGTATACCACACTAGGATAGATGTGCATTTCTGTTAATTTGAACACCCTGCAATTAGTTATAAGGATAACAGAGTATGGAATAACATTATCTTTAGGAATTTGAGAGTTGATTAAGAGGAAATCTTTGTTCGAGCACAAGTCAAATAATGAGCCTGGATTACAAATAgatatttaaatacaaaaaattctCATATTTTGATTGGTGTATGAGTCCATTAACATGTGTATAAGACTTAGAAAAAATGTATGTAATGTCATTTGAGGGATTCAAGGTTGGAAAAGCCTTAATGAAGATCAATTGCTTTAATTTACTCATGTTAGTTTCTATATGACACTAGAAGAAAATCGCGAATTATATATAGATTATTACGCACGGATCAAAATCCGTATATAAAGTTAACATTATATACGGATTTTTacatacatattttattattccgTATGCAAATAGATATTACACGGATTTTTTTCGTATGTAATTTTGGCACCATGAAGCGAAAATTAAATTATGTATGTAAATAGGTATTACATTTGGATTTTTCTGTATGTAAATGACAGATAATTACATACTGGCTATATCAATATGTAACTTTGGCACCATGAAGCGGAAACCAAGTTTCATCAGTGATCAAAGAaactttaaccactacaccagacaattttttttgtattattatgatttttattatacttattattaataatataatttttattattattattattataatttttattattattataatttttattattattattaatataataataataattattattaatataatttttataattattattaataataataagtataaattatattaataatatgtataataaaaatcataatatgaccaaagaacttgtctgATCTAGTGGTGATTTtggtttttcttgtagtgtgagtAGTTTCTCTACTAAAGAACTTTGAGTTGTATGATCTACAAGTATATTGTTAGTATTTTGAATAACTAACGATTAAATTTGAACTGCTTTTAGGACATACAAATCTGGTTTGGGCCTATAAAGTAACAATTCTCAAACTATAAGGTCGAtagtcttttatttatttttaatgcagATAATGTATCCAACCAACAAACTCATATGAATGTTTACAAGTATGGGCAAACACAAGGAAAAATATGAGGAATGGCATATGGCTACAGGGGAGCATAAAGAAACAAGACATTGGAAGTAGTTACTGCAATTTTTATCAAGTATCAAGAAATCTTAATTGAAGGATATTTGTTGTTGTGATGTTGTTTGTATGAACATAAGATCCTGTTTGTTATCACATGACTGTCATCACAACGAACAACGACTGGTCATATATGTAGGAATTTTGCTAGATATTATGATGCTTTTATATGCTTATATGTGTAGTTTTGGATGGTTTAATTCTTCTTATGAGTGTTTAGGTTGTTACCTATGGTTTTATGGTATGGTCATTGGTGAGTATTTAGTTAccttttgtaaatattttagaCTTTTGTATATGCTTGAATAGCCCAAGTACTCCATTCatctatatattattttttttataaaaaaacaacgATTTAGCATAATAGTACAACTCCTGATAATAAAATGAAGAAGCAATAAAAACATCACGATTTCTCTCCTTCTTAAATATGTGAATATGATTACTCAGATTAAAGTATAAATTtgaactaatttaaaatttgataacaCATATTTTAAACTTCAAAATATAAAAGCAAGGAAGGGTAATACATACAAGTCACATATTATAGATTAGATGAGAAAATGTTCAACAAAGTAAGgtggataaaaataaataaccatTCTACATAATCAAATGTTATTCTCTATTCCATTAATCAATATCCAAAGAATAACTAGAAGAACAAGTAAATTCAGTTGCTATTGTTTGTTTAGAGTATTCTGTCGCTTCATATGGATATAAAGAAAAATTGGGAGggattttcaatttttcaatGTCTCCTTCAAGCATTTCCACTACTTTGTTCATGGAGGGACGATCATCTGGATTCATTTGTATACACCAAAATGCAACTATGATCATCTTCTTTActattttcttttcctcctctGTGAAATTTCCCATTTCTTCCATTTCTATATCTTTCTCTTCTCTAATGTAATCATAAATCCAAGAGGGAAAATAAATTTGGCTTGAATGCTCTACATGGGAATTTAAGTTTTTCCTCCTACTTGCCATCTCCATTAAAAGCATTCCAAAACTATAAACATCAGACTTATAGGATATTCTtccaatatttttataaaacaattctGGAGCCATGTATCCAATTGTTCCTCCTACTGTTGTCATGGTGACAATGCTATTATCTATCGGATATAACTTTGCCAATCCAAAATCAGAGACCTTTGGAATGAATTTATCATCAAGTAGAATATTATGGGGTTttatatcaaaatgcaaaatttgCATCTCACATCCATGGTGGAGATAAGCAATCCCTCGAGCTACCCCAATTGCTATATTGTATATTTTGTCATAGCCAAACTCTATACTTTTATCTTTAGAAAAGATAATTTTATCAAGAGATCCATTAGACATGAATTCATAAACAAGAGCATGTCTCGAACCTTCAacacaaaatccaattaatTGTACTACATTTTGATGATGTATTCTTCCAATGGTAGCAACTTCACTAATAAAGTCATGTCCTCTTCCTTTTGTTTTACTTAACATTTTTATTGCCACACAAGATCCACTAGACAACTTTCCCTTAAACACAGAGCCATAGCCTCCTTCACCCAATTTTTCCTTGAAACCTTTCATCATCTTCTTGATTTCCTTGTATGAGTATCTAATAGGCATCAAATTATTATGTTCtaaataattttcaatattttcatatattgaCAAATGCCTTTTCCTCCATTTGTATACCATAAGCACAATAAGTAATGTCACCCCAAACAGAAATCTAACTGCCAAGAAAAATGGTAAAATATAGCGTCCTATGATAAACGATACCGGATCAAAGTAGTAATTTGCACCAAATCCTAGGTTTCCTTGTATTGTGTCCAACAGTACTGAAAATTAAATcagaaatataattatataaagaaTTATTAAGAATGAAATACGTAAGTGTAATGAAATATATGAATCTAATTCTTCAATTTGTCTACTAAAGTGAGTGAGGAGAGTGCATGTTAAAAGATAACGTATGatattaacaaataaataaaaaagaaactatatgaacattttaattaattttaaagtgtGTTATATgactcactacaagaaaaatcatGAACTAGAAACccaattttagataccaaaataattagttgcaattgtaactaaattagagatcattttagaaactaaaaaaaaaaattggtttctaaattagtttctattattgttaaatagtttctaaattggtatctaattagccaaggtttttgctaccaaatttagaaactaaataattggtagttaaaaccttggttgttaattagataccaatttagaaacaacttaacaataatataaactaatttaaaaaccaatttttttttagtttctaaaattgtctctaatttagttactattgcaactaattatttggtatctaaaaattgatttttatttcatgattttcttggagtgactatttgatattttcataattttcaatGTTGAATTTTAATCAATTCTAAAGTGCACGATTCTAAGAGAGTGAaatctaattttttaatattcaaattttttattaagtaaAATGGTAGAGACACAAGTGAAAAAGACCCATTTACGACAATACAATTACAACATTTTACGGATAGATGTTGTCCTTAAAAATGTGGTAAtagttttgaaattaaatttgtgtAAAACGGTGGTTATTAGTAAAACTATCATTTTATATGAAACATTTTTGTGTAAAACGGAGACTAAGACTAGTAGTCATCATTTTACATAAAAGCgttttttataaaatgacgGCTTTAGATCATAGTCTAAATTACCTTATACAATGATATAGTAAAAAATGGcatataacaaatattatttataacataAAGAAGGAGACAAACTCACCGAAGAAAACACTCTCCAAAAAATCTGCAAGAAAAATATGACAGAATGAGTAAATAGCGTGAAAAATTGTTTAGTCAGGAAATTAATTAACATCACATATAATAAGTaatatatttgttaaaataaaacagaaatttGTAAAATTTGATACTAACATTAGTTGGCAATAACATTAActtatatcaataaatttagttttaatgtTACTATATATTTGGGTAGGTTGTTTCAGGTTTAAGAGTaaagattaaaaacaatttaaatatttttttattggagtGTTATAAAGATAAGACCGTAATACAGCTAAATTCCAAAGCAAATAGTATTTcgaagataaaataattaatttaataataatatctcAATAGACTTATGGTTATgtactaaattaatttttagcagtaaaaattaaaatataattcatttttttgttgaataaagggttaaaaataaaatgttatctCTATTTTAGGTAACAACTTcatattttacatatatttgtTAAATTAGGTTAACATGATACTACAAAGTCATTGTTTAAAAATTGTGAGAAATGCGAGTGATTatactaatttatattaaatatattttcccGTATACAAAACATTTTGAAAGAAGGGACAGATGTAGATGCACTATTATCGAAAAATAACATATGCTTAGAAATGTTTTATTACAtgattaataaatatgaaattatatatatctttagttaataaattatgtaaaagtATATAGTTGAATATTGAAACATAAAAATCAATTCATGTTATGATGCACATAACCAAAGCGCAGGTAATTTAAGAGACGCAATCCTTACATTGTAGATAAGTTAGCAGCTGTGACGATATCCCAGTACctgaaaatgaaagaaaatatgattttcagaattctttttacCACTCCGAGACGAAGAGTACTGCATAATGCCATAAAGGTAATACCCATTAacaagttttaaaaattattattattatttaatacttttaatGACTATAGTTATATTTTTCTAAGTTAATGTAAgcataaaaagtaatttaattaatagaatTGCTCGGAAATGTCTCAAATTGGTAAATATGTATAGTTATGATGTAtaatgaaaattgaagaaatatAAACATTGAGAAAGAAATTAAAGGAGATATATAAGGTTTCctgtaattaaaaatattaatttaatttgaatttgaattccTTTACCACAGGGAACTAGCAGTCGTCCGAATAACATATCGTCGCAGAGCGAGCATTTAAGCTTAGGGATGGAAGAGTTGAAATAGCAGTCGCCATGAGTTGAGTTTGGACATAGATAATCACAGGCGAAATGCAACCACGACATCTCAAATCCATAAAGTAACGCTGTGTTCATATCAGTGTAGGAAGATTCATTTGCGTCCAAACCCCCCCAAGACGTCGGAGATACCAGCTTTACACCACAACCAACTTCAAGTTCCGCTGCTGTTATGTCACCACCGATGGCATACATGTAGCCTTTCGACTGCCACTTCACACACGGAGCAGTATTCACGTACTTATTCTTCTCACTCACTGGATGGCTACAATTCAAGTAAATTATGTGCTTCCAAAGACTCTTCTCGTAATTACCCAATTCATCAGAGAATTGGTTTTGGGTGCTTCGGTATGGAGCCATGGCGGCACCATGATAAGCATCAGTGAAATTGGATTCAGACAAGAAATAGCGAGGAAGGGAGGAGCAACTTGGTTCTTCAACTCCCGGATCAACCACTCGGATTGTGAAATTATGGTAGTTGATTGCCTCAACATGATATTTTCCCGAGTACAAATTCAATACCGCAACATTATTTTCACAATCCAGTTCGTACCTGCTGTCGCCGCAATGTACTGGATCACGTTTCAATCTGAATGGCCGACTTATGTTTGTGATTTTCCCGCAGGAAGAAGTGGGACAATCCATAGCATGCTCTTGCTCATTAGTAGTACATACTTGTTCGACTACAAACAGCAAGAAGATCACCAATAACACCATCTCTCTCCATATGACCATGGTTGTAGGCTTGTGATTAAGACTTAGACCATGAGATTGTTTGTGTGgcaatatttaaaattacaaaCGCAGGCTTAGATTTTTGACCAAGAAGCTCTCTATCTGGATTTCTACACTTGCGATGaaattaacaaatataaaaactgcaGTGCGATTCCATATGGATCACACCTTTTCCATTTAAAAAAGTTGTGCAATAacatttaaaagttaaaacacGGACTTAGACTGACTTTGACCGTGATTCCTCTCCAAATTCCTAGATTGAAGgcaataaacaaaaatataaaaatcgtGTAAACATAAAGCAAAATCCATGACCTGTGTCTTTCCTGTCTGTCATCACGTTGTTTTCCCAAAAGAAAACAAACCACTGCAATAGTGCCCTTCCAAGTTTATTTCATATTGATCACGTTTGTCCGCAGGTACAgtatttttctctttcaaaagTTTTGCGATGATATTTAATGTTAAAAACGCGGACTTACGCTGACTTTCACTGCAATTTCTTTCTGGATTCCTGAACTGAATGTAATAGACAAAAATTTGTTAACCGTGTAAACATATATTGAAAACGCTCCGAGTCTGGTTCTCAAACATAAGCTTCTTATTGCAGTAGAAAACAAACTCTTGCACTGTTTCAGACTTAAGATGGCAAAGCCTAGTCTACTGTGTCTCCATGCTTATGGCATATTGATCACAATAATGCTATTCCTAAAGCTCATTCTTATCAAAGGTAGCAGCGATCATAACGAGTGCAGGGAGTTGTCTTGTGGGCCAAACCGAACACCTATTAGATTTCCCTTCCAACTCGTCAAGGGGACGCATGAATGTGCTCATCCTGGGTTTTGTCTGTATTGTACTCAAGAAAACAACACCATGCTTCTCCTCCCTACCATTAAATTCCACGTCATAAACATAGACTACGAAAATCGGCAAATTTCCTTGAAAGACCCGAAGAATTGCCttccaaaatattttctaaaccACAACAATTCTTTTAATCATTATTACTTTACCGGAAGCGGCGTAAGCTTCTTTGACTGTTCTTCACTTGGGTATAGACATCTCAGAAATCAATATGGAAACTACCAAGATATGATCTCCTGTCCGATATACGCTACTGATTCTCAAGCAAGTATCTTGGAATGGGACCTGACATTCTGTTCTAAGATATCCGATGTCACTGCACCAGTCTCGGCAATCGAGATGCAGCAGAATGAGTTCATGTTGACATGGTCCAAACCAGCTTGTTCTGCGTGCGAAGCTGAAGGCAAAAGATGTAAATGGAAGAACAACAGCACCGAAGTTATCGAATGTTTGGATTGCTCTGACCACAAGGGCctccataaaagaatcacaaatttcagatcttttattttttccagTACAGGTGAGACCAGATTCTTCCACACAACTTCACTTAACTTTTTCATTTCTCTCACTCTTTTTAATGAAGTCTGTTACAGTTATCGTAGGTTCAATTGTTTTTGGCCTGCTGGGAATTATGGCTTTTAAGATTTTCCGCTATTTtagagagaaggaagaagaCCAAGCAAGAGTGGACAAGTTCTTAGAGGATTACAAAGCTGAAAAGCCTACGAGATTTACATACGCCGATGTCAAGAGAATCACCGatggttttaaagaaaaactagGGGAAGGAGCCCATGGAGCTGTTTTCAAAGGCAAACTTTCGAATGAGATTCTCGTGGCTGTGAAGATCATCAATAATACTGAAGGAGATGGGAATGAGTTCATCAACGAAGTTGGAATTATGGGAAAAATCCACCACATTCACGTGGTTCGTTTGCTAGGCTTTTGCGCCGAAGGAATCCATCGTGCTCTTGTCTACAATTTGTTTCCAAAGGGTTCACTACAAAGCTTCATATTTCCACCCGATGACAAGGAGCATTTCCTTGGGTGGGAGAAGATGCAACACATTGCTCTTGGTATAGCTAAAGGGATTGAGTATCTCCATCAAGGTTGTAATCATCCCATTATTCACTTTGACATCAATCCTCGGAATGTGTTACTTGATGACAACTTCACTCCAAAGATTTCTGATTTTGGATTAGCCAAATTGTGTTTCAAGAATCCAAGTTTGGTGTCCATGACAGCTGCTAGGGGAACCTTGGGATACATGGCACCGGAAGTTTTCTCCAGGAACTTCGGAAATGTATCCTACAAGTCTGATATTTACAGTTATGGAATGTTGTTGCTAGAAATGGTTGGAGGAAGGAAGAATGTAGACATGTCATCCTCAGAAAATATCCATGTTCTGTACCCAGATTGGATCCATAATCTTGTTGATGGAGACATACGTATCCATATTGAGTATGAAGGTGATGTTAAAATTGCGAAGAAGCTAGCCATTGTTGGACTTTGGTGCATTCAGTGGCAGCCAGTGAACCGTCCATCCATAAAATCTGTCATACAAATGCTAGAAACTAAAGAGGAACACCAGTTAACTGTGCCTCCTAATCCATTTCATTCAACGACTTCAACTCTCACTTCAGCAAGAAGACCTTTGGAGTTGGAAGCAATTCAAGAGTGATGAGTGAGAGAATAGTTCTGACTGTTAGACTAACAAAGATGTGTTTTATTGATTTATTCTCATCGGAAGATCCATGATTTGTTGAAACTTTTTGCTTGTAGATTTTAATATGGGATTTTTTTAGCTTTTCGGTGCAGTTGCAAAATTTTCAGTGTAAAGTTTGCTTTTCCTAATGTGTTAGTTTATATTTGATTGTGGTTttggttttttattattattcttattgatattattattattattaataataacaataattataataatattattaattataatattaattagaataataataatattaataatatcaataaataataataatagtaatcattttaatattaataataattacaataatattaataataataataatactagcagtaataattataataataatattcataataattttaataataataatgttaattttaatattaatactaattttaataataatgttaatattaatagtatattataataatattcattCAACTTAATTAGTGTTCTATATCTATTTTCATATTCTTACAATCTCAATTTATTCTAGTCAAATATGTTcatgaataatataaatatttatcgTAAGTATACTTTTTAATTGGATTTTCTTGACATCATtgctataattttatttaaaatgcaTTTTTGTATGCTTAAATGCATATTGCGATTAGCATTAGTATGAAGACTTTCATTTATTGAAGTACTGACCAATTGAACTCGAGTATGGTTGAGGTTAATGCATTGGTCATTCAAAAAATAGTTCAAGATGTTATGACCTGGTTTAAGTTTTTGTACAATGATCAGGGAGGATGATGAACGAGGTCAACTGAGTTTATTACAcgtgaaatttatttatcacaTGAAAAATGAAATCGATTACTTTAAACATTTTGACAAGTGGTAACAGAACCACTGACTAATAAAATTGTCCAAcctaaaacataaattataaatattgtacACAACTACACTTTGATTCCTCCACTACAATAAGTGTTCACCTTGGTGTCCTCCACGGGAGTCACTTCATATAGACCTCATGCACAACCCTATCGAAACATAATAGTAAGCTCTAAatgttaaaaatttgttcagTGTGCAGAAAGTTGATAGTATGTCACCACTTATTCATACACATGTCACCACTTATTGTGACTAACTACATTGATACTGAGATTAGAAAACTTTTCCTCGGTATCTTCCATTGAGGTCACTTTACACACACCTCATGCACCACCCCACCCAAAAACAACACAAAgctcaaaatttctaaaattacatCACAATACATAAACTTGGTAGTATGTTACCACTTTTTCCTACCTAGGTCACCACTTAATGTGTCTTTAACTAATTACATTGAAACTGAGATTATAGAACTTGACCTTGATGTCCTCCATTGAGGTCACTTTACACACATCTCATGCACCACCCTACTAGAGAACAACATTAACCtcagattttcaaaaatttgatAAGTGTGCAGAAACTTGATAGCAGGCCACGACTTATTCCTATATAGGTCACCACTTTTTGTGACTAACTACATTCACATTGAGAATAAAGAACTTGACCTTGGTGTCCTCCACTAATGTTCCTTTACACACACCTCAGGCACCACCCTACCCAAGAACAAAATAAagcaaaattttataaaaagaagttaaaattataaaaagcaAAGAATGCTACAATATTGGATTAATATTCTTAATtggatataaaatatttttatctactGCAGTGTGAGATAATAACTGTGTATATATTATGTAGCAACATAGATGCATTCATATTCTTAATTGGCAAGAAAATGTTTTTATGgaccataataaaaaaaagaaatgagaacaattaaaaaaaaaaaaaaatcttgaagtTCTTTATATAATTAGCTTTTACCTTGAAGACTTTTGTCTCATTTTTCTCCT comes from the Phaseolus vulgaris cultivar G19833 chromosome 8, P. vulgaris v2.0, whole genome shotgun sequence genome and includes:
- the LOC137827002 gene encoding LEAF RUST 10 DISEASE-RESISTANCEUS RECEPTOR-LIKE PROTEIN KINASE-like 2.1, whose amino-acid sequence is MVIWREMVLLVIFLLFVVEQVCTTNEQEHAMDCPTSSCGKITNISRPFRLKRDPVHCGDSRYELDCENNVAVLNLYSGKYHVEAINYHNFTIRVVDPGVEEPSCSSLPRYFLSESNFTDAYHGAAMAPYRSTQNQFSDELGNYEKSLWKHIIYLNCSHPVSEKNKYVNTAPCVKWQSKGYMYAIGGDITAAELEVGCGVKLVSPTSWGGLDANESSYTDMNTALLYGFEMSWLHFACDYLCPNSTHGDCYFNSSIPKLKCSLCDDMLFGRLLVPCGTGISSQLLTYLQYFLESVFFVLLDTIQGNLGFGANYYFDPVSFIIGRYILPFFLAVRFLFGVTLLIVLMVYKWRKRHLSIYENIENYLEHNNLMPIRYSYKEIKKMMKGFKEKLGEGGYGSVFKGKLSSGSCVAIKMLSKTKGRGHDFISEVATIGRIHHQNVVQLIGFCVEGSRHALVYEFMSNGSLDKIIFSKDKSIEFGYDKIYNIAIGVARGIAYLHHGCEMQILHFDIKPHNILLDDKFIPKVSDFGLAKLYPIDNSIVTMTTVGGTIGYMAPELFYKNIGRISYKSDVYSFGMLLMEMASRRKNLNSHVEHSSQIYFPSWIYDYIREEKDIEMEEMGNFTEEEKKIVKKMIIVAFWCIQMNPDDRPSMNKVVEMLEGDIEKLKIPPNFSLYPYEATEYSKQTIATEFTCSSSYSLDID
- the LOC137827087 gene encoding rust resistance kinase Lr10-like, with translation MAKPSLLCLHAYGILITIMLFLKLILIKGSSDHNECRELSCGPNRTPIRFPFQLVKGTHECAHPGFCLYCTQENNTMLLLPTIKFHVINIDYENRQISLKDPKNCLPKYFLNHNNSFNHYYFTGSGVSFFDCSSLGYRHLRNQYGNYQDMISCPIYATDSQASILEWDLTFCSKISDVTAPVSAIEMQQNEFMLTWSKPACSACEAEGKRCKWKNNSTEVIECLDCSDHKGLHKRITNFRSFIFSSTVIVGSIVFGLLGIMAFKIFRYFREKEEDQARVDKFLEDYKAEKPTRFTYADVKRITDGFKEKLGEGAHGAVFKGKLSNEILVAVKIINNTEGDGNEFINEVGIMGKIHHIHVVRLLGFCAEGIHRALVYNLFPKGSLQSFIFPPDDKEHFLGWEKMQHIALGIAKGIEYLHQGCNHPIIHFDINPRNVLLDDNFTPKISDFGLAKLCFKNPSLVSMTAARGTLGYMAPEVFSRNFGNVSYKSDIYSYGMLLLEMVGGRKNVDMSSSENIHVLYPDWIHNLVDGDIRIHIEYEGDVKIAKKLAIVGLWCIQWQPVNRPSIKSVIQMLETKEEHQLTVPPNPFHSTTSTLTSARRPLELEAIQE